A region from the Bactrocera dorsalis isolate Fly_Bdor chromosome 1, ASM2337382v1, whole genome shotgun sequence genome encodes:
- the LOC125775540 gene encoding uncharacterized protein LOC125775540 isoform X1: MSSINNYGYESNSSQIIYQNLDSTDQQSLKNLIAELTMEVRALKTEVKELKEENKINLLKLTEEVIAVKLENRGKPSESQSPQFDQLPFYHKKDLDDFEAQLLQKPELLEKFKLYIKKTGGEASTPFLRAAIRRIFSDELAMSFSWRGTADKPSAEKCLVTTIIKNICHEMFQVDEKAVRSTLQKHFVYANERVKKRRLPLSENK, translated from the exons ATGAGCTCTATAAATAATTATGGATATGAATCTAACAGCAGCCAAATAATAT ATCAAAATCTAGACAGCACAGACCAACAGtctcttaaaaatttaatagcGGAGTTGACGATGGAAGTGCGGGCTTTAAAGACAGAAGTGAAGGagctaaaggaagaaaacaaaataaatttgttgaagcTGACAGAGGAAGTTATTGCGGTCAAATTGGAAAACAGGGGAAAACCCTCAGAAAGTCAAAGCCCACAATTCGACCAACTACCATTTTACCATAAGAAGGATCTTGACGATTTCGAAGCACAGCTTTTACAAAAGCCAGAGTTGTTGgagaaattt AAACTATATATTAAGAAGACGGGGGGTGAAGCGTCAACCCCTTTTCTAAGAGCAGCAATCAGGCGTATTTTTTCAGATGAGTTGGCAATGTCTTTTTCGTGGAGGGGCACGGCAGATAAGCCAAGCGCGGAAAAATGTTTagttacaacaataataaaaa ATATTTGTCATGAAATGTTTCAAGTGGACGAAAAAGCCGTTAGATCAACGCTACAAAAACATTTCGTTTATGCAAACGAAAGAGTAAAAAAACGCCGTCTACCTTTgtctgaaaataaatga
- the LOC125775540 gene encoding uncharacterized protein LOC125775540 isoform X2 codes for MSSINNYGYESNSSQIIYQNLDSTDQQSLKNLIAELTMEVRALKTEVKELKEENKINLLKLTEEVIAVKLENRGKPSESQSPQFDQLPFYHKKDLDDFEAQLLQKPELLEKFIFVMKCFKWTKKPLDQRYKNISFMQTKE; via the exons ATGAGCTCTATAAATAATTATGGATATGAATCTAACAGCAGCCAAATAATAT ATCAAAATCTAGACAGCACAGACCAACAGtctcttaaaaatttaatagcGGAGTTGACGATGGAAGTGCGGGCTTTAAAGACAGAAGTGAAGGagctaaaggaagaaaacaaaataaatttgttgaagcTGACAGAGGAAGTTATTGCGGTCAAATTGGAAAACAGGGGAAAACCCTCAGAAAGTCAAAGCCCACAATTCGACCAACTACCATTTTACCATAAGAAGGATCTTGACGATTTCGAAGCACAGCTTTTACAAAAGCCAGAGTTGTTGgagaaattt ATATTTGTCATGAAATGTTTCAAGTGGACGAAAAAGCCGTTAGATCAACGCTACAAAAACATTTCGTTTATGCAAACGAAAGAGTAA